From the genome of Nanoarchaeota archaeon, one region includes:
- a CDS encoding transposase, protein MDEKYKEKRKRKWKKIHLVIDAKTRAILSANVLRKNKNEGEHNEFSKSLKKASCAGKISKVYADGAYGSKANFLLCEKTGIKPVIRIRKPTVRNVAGRRLLNKRLIPHKRPMFKFDTRDKYAFKQSNWRSFVDTENYGKRSGIEGVIGSVKRFFGEHLHSKKDECIEREIEARVMTWNIMVC, encoded by the coding sequence ATAGATGAAAAATATAAAGAAAAAAGAAAACGAAAGTGGAAAAAAATACATTTGGTAATTGATGCAAAGACAAGAGCGATATTGTCTGCAAATGTCTTAAGAAAGAATAAAAATGAGGGAGAACATAACGAATTTTCAAAGTCTTTGAAAAAAGCAAGCTGTGCAGGAAAGATAAGCAAGGTTTATGCCGACGGAGCATACGGCAGCAAGGCGAATTTTTTGCTCTGTGAGAAAACCGGGATAAAACCAGTTATCCGAATAAGAAAACCTACTGTAAGAAATGTTGCCGGACGTAGACTATTGAATAAACGGCTCATACCGCATAAACGGCCTATGTTCAAATTTGACACAAGAGACAAATATGCTTTTAAACAAAGCAATTGGCGTTCATTTGTTGATACCGAAAATTATGGAAAAAGAAGCGGGATTGAAGGCGTAATCGGCTCTGTAAAGCGGTTTTTTGGAGAACATTTGCACTCCAAAAAGGACGAATGTATTGAAAGGGAAATTGAAGCAAGGGTAATGACTTGGAATATTATGGTTTGTTAA